The Littorina saxatilis isolate snail1 unplaced genomic scaffold, US_GU_Lsax_2.0 scaffold_1647, whole genome shotgun sequence region gggtgggggagagagggagagaagggtggaggagagagggagagagagggtgggggagagagggagagaagggtggaggagagagggagagagagggtgggggagagagggaaagaagggtggaggagagagggagagagagggtgggggagagagggagtgtgtgtgtgtgtgtgtgtgtgtgtgtgtgtgtgtgtgtgtgtgtgtgtgtgtttgtgtgtgtgtgtgtttctctatgtctatctgtctgtctattttctCGCGGgtaatgcgtgcgtgtgtgtgagtagccATGTTGGTCGGTCACAATGATATGAAAGTGAAAATGCCTTCAGATTTCATTCAGAGGTGCCATATCATGTATAATGTCTTTGTGTTTAGGAGGAACGTTGGTGAAAGTCGCTGAGTACAATGCATTGACCGAACAACTGGACTTCGGGAAAGGACGCAAGGTTATATGGTGGCGTAAGTAATTGTCTGCTTTCATGTTTAGCGATAGCAGCAATATTATGTTTCTGCAGAAGTGTTAAGCTAGCAGCTATTTTATCATCTGAGATTTGTtttgttgaagtgttgtggcTGTTTACAGTTCACAAAAGAAAACATATGGTATGTATTGTAAACTTATAGGCAATATGTATTTTGTCCCTATGAACCTGAAATAAATACCACCATCCTCCGCCCCCTAACCCCTCTCTCTACCTACCTGCCTACCTCTATCTacctgtctctcgctctctctctctctctctctctctctctctctctctctctctctctctctctctctctctctctctctctctctctctcgttctctctttctcttactgactctatcttcctctgtggGAAATgaaagctctctgtctctgtctctctcgctccctctcttgttctctctttccttttctttgtcTCTTCCTAAACTCCCCCACCCATTAAACAATAattgtccctctgtctgtctctacctgtcctCTCTTTTGACCGCCTAAAAGTGTATCAGGGACAGTCATTTGCCATTGATTTGTTTTGCTATGCTAGTTTTTTTTCTTCGCAAAGCAAGTTGTGATCAGATCCGTCCCATCACGCGAACCGTTTATATGTGATTCCTACATACGGGCATTCAACATCGATCATTTAAACCACCCCTCCCTTTCTTGTTTTATCAATAAGACTGTAATTGTAAAGAACGCTGCGGGGGTAAGTGTAGACACAGCCAGATATGTTTGCAATGAACTGGGAGTTGttttggtttatttttttctcaatgCGCGTACACCACCCACTCAAGTCTGCAAAGGAAGTGATAATCGCCGTGCTATTGATCTACGTATCTCTTTGCTctacttgttttttcttcggtttttattttcttcgttttttacatccccggtataggggtgtgtataggattcgctccatgtgtttgtttgtttgtgttcgcatatagatctcaagaatgaacggaccgatcgtcaccaaacttggtgaacaggttctatacattcctgagacggtccttacaaaaattgggaccagtcaaacacacggttagggagttattggtggattaagattctacaaggacttatagagggacatattaatggtcaaagggaaataaccacacttgttagcagtgcctgctcagttggtggcagtgagaatgctaaggacgggggtgtttttcctacctcggaggaatttcttgtttttcgtgTGTACATACTGGAGCAGAAAATACCATTACATTGAGTATCTTCTTACAGAGGCAAACCAGCATGCAAGCCACAATGCAGTCAAGCAAACGGGCAACCAACAAACCATAATTTgaagaacaaacaaactttattttacaaggataaatgTTCAACGCACAATACCTTGTCGAACAACCTGTCCTTTAACTAATACTAGACTTGTAATATTCACTAAAGAAGCATACAAACAATAATTTGTTAAATGTTAAATACAATCGTAATAttaaaagagaagaaaagacggagaaaaaacacaaagaaacaacaacagacaaacacacacgcataaacgTGAAGACAAACactcaaacagacaaacaaacaaacgaacaattGCACCGTTATCTGGCGAAACTTATTGCTTGACATTTTGTTTGAAAGACATATTTCCTTGTATGTATACGGACAATTATAAAGTTGCTAATATCTTACGTTCAGTTTTACTGTGTGCCATAACAGATTAACCAATTGTAATTGGATCTACGTCCACATCGGCAAATTCGGGTTTGCAAAATGGCtatcgggtttgtttgttttgacagGTGACGACAAGCCCCCCAAAGATCGTACCGTGCAGTACGAGGAGCTACGTCACGTGTCCACACCCGTGTACCTGTCTCTCGTCGTCCTGGCTTCCACAGGTATCATCATGGCCTGCTGCTTTCTAGGGCTGAACATCCATTTCAGGAGACACAGGTAAGAACCCATTATTACACCTGTGTACCTGTCTCTCATCGTCCTGGTTTCTACAGGTATCATCATGGCCTGTTGCTTTCTGTGAGAATCGTATGGGATTTTAAACAATAGGTGGAGGGGAAGGAGGTTGTTACACCTGTGTGCCTGTCTCTTGTAGCTCTGGCTTCTGTAGGTATTACCATGGCTTGCTGCTTTCGGGAGACCTAACATCCGCTTCAGGAGACACAGGTAGACGTTTCACCTAAGAGAGGGGCTTGGGGATTGGAAATATAGTGGCTATGCAATGTGTCATGCCATGTACCGTTGGTTGCAGCACTGTGTTTAAGTCAGCTAGAATTGTGCAATGCCATGTACCGTTGGTTGCAGCACTGTGTTTAGTCAGCTAGAATTGTGCAATGCCATGTACCGTTGGTTGCAGCACTGTGTTTAGTCAGCTAGAATTGTGCAATGCCATGTACCGTTGGTTGCAGCACTGTGTTTAGTCAGCTAGAATTGTGCAATGCCATGTACCGTTGGTTGCAGCACTGTGTTTAGTCAGCTAGAATTGTGCAATGCCATGTACCGTTGGTTGCAGCACTGTGTTTAGTCAGCTAGAATTGTGCAATGCCATGTATCGTTGGTTGCAGCACTGTGTTTAGTCAGCTAGAATTGTGCAATGCCATGTACCGTTGGTTGCAGCACTGTGTTTAAGTCAGCTAGAATTGTGCAATGCCATGCACCGTTGGTTGCAGCACTGTGTTTAAGTCAGCTAGAATTGTGCAATGCCATGTACCGTTGGTTGCAGCACTGTGTTTAGTCAGCTAGAATTGTGCAATGCCATGTACCGTTGGTTGCAGCACTGTGTTTAGTCAGCTAGAATTGTGCAATGCCATGTACCGTTGGTTGCAGCACTGTGTTTAGTCAGCTAGAATTGTGCAATGCCATGTACCGTTGGTTGCAGCACTGTGTTTAGTCAGCTAGAATTGTGCAATGCCATGTACCGTTGGTTGCAGCACTGTGTTTAGTCAGCTAGAATTGTGCAATGCCATGTACCGTTGGTTGCAGCACTGTGTTTAGTCAGCTAGAATTGTGCAATGCCATGTACCGTTGGTTGCAGCACTGTGTTTAGTCAGCTAGAATTTTGCAATGCCATGTACCGTTGGTTGCAGAACTGTGTTTAGTCAGCTAGAATTGTGCAATGCCATGTACCGTTGGTTGCAGCACTGTGTTTAGTCAGCTAGAATTGTGCAATGCCATGTATCGTTGGTTGCAGCACTGTGTTTAGTCAGCTAGAATTGTGCAATGCCATGTACCGTTGGTTGCAGCACTGTGTTTAGTCAGCTAGAATTGTGCAATGCCATGTACCGTTGGTTGCAGCACTGTGTTTAGTCAGCTAGAATTGTGCAATGCCATGTATCGTTGGTTGCAGCACTGTGTTTAGTCAGCTAGAATTGTGCAATGCCATGTACCGTTGGTTGCAGCACTGTGTTTAGTCAGCTAGAATTGTGCAATGCCATGTACTGTTGGTTGCAGCACTGTGTTTAGTCAGCTAGAATTGTGCAATGCCATGTACCGTTGGTTGCAGCACTGTGTTTAGTCAGCTAGAATTGTGCAATGCCATGTACCGTTGGTTGCAGCACTGTGTTTAGTCAGCTAGAATTGTGCAATGCCATGTTGTGTCTGCTCTCATCATACCATCTGTCATGTCATGTGTCTTGCTTTATGACACGGCATGCGTCACGCAATCGGTCACGTTTAAAACCATCCGTTGTGCCAATATGAACACCGTGATTATCGTCATCCTGTGTCACTCCAGAAATGTGACATGCCATGGCTCGTGCTATTTGCCATGTCATGTGAACGTTTATGTGTCATGCCATGTGACATGCCATGTGTCTTACTATATGTGTCTTGTCATGTGTCAGGTTCATGAAAATGTCGAGGCCCAACACGATCAATGTGATCATCGATGGAAGCATCCTGTGTTACTTCTGCACTTTAAAATGCCATGATTCGTATTATATGTTGTGACAGGTGTCATACAATGTGTCATAGTATGTGTTAAGCTATGTGTCAGATTCATCAAGATGTCAAGTCCCAGCATGAACAACGTGACTATCGTCCTGCATCCTAGTTTACTTCAGTACTGTGTCATGCCAGTGCACGTGCTATTTGGCATAACATGTGTGCACACATGTGTCATgtcatgtattaaacaatgtgTCATTCTTTGTGTCAGGTTCATCAAGATGTCGAGTCCCAACATGAACAACGTGATCATCGTTGGGTGCATCCTGTGTTACTTCAGCATCGTCTTACTGGGGACAGACGGCAGCATGGCTTCGTCCTCGCCTGACTTCTTTAGATATTGGTGTCGGGTAAATATCAATCTTTATTTCATAGTGTACTAGGCCGTGGGGGGGAGGCTTAGGGGGGCTTAACGTCATCACGGGTAATTAACGTATTAGGCACATATATGCGGTGATATACCTCATAGCTCGCTTCGCTTTCTTTAGaagatattataagatgtttgatgggttgttgacagaccagctgtTTTGTCGGTCTTCGGGGGaacatatcgtcttttgtttcatatttattgaccaaggccgacggccgcggtcaataaatatgaaacaaaagtcgatatgccccccccccccgaggaccgacaaaaaagctggtctgtcaacaaaccaccaaacatcgtttttgtcatcattttggtagtgagaaaacaagtgcacaatcaacccagggagccatgctttgaaacacgggttccgtgctgataaccacacgagtcccggtttgataaccactggcaatcaacgatagccgtggagcgaggattatcagaatgagctggcgtgtgaaagcaactttctgtgtttttgagttcattaaatgttgggatgaatatgtcaggtttgaggatgcacagttctatcctgtaggttcatctcggtattccaccccctcggctttctgttgtaaatattaagctgagtgatcgaatgtggaagctacgtttggtcaaaggtcacagaagatttgcgtcgtgcagcgaaggaaagaatcgcacTCTTGTTTCCGtttcagtacctctttgtttttcattagacctgtcattctgcttgctcggctttgttagatgtttgcatatcttgttgctattttctttgcttttattattgtttcttatttgtgcttcgtttatcgatataacgtcttgtgcacgggtcaaaatgtgtgtgtcaggggtcgttttacttgaacttgacgttcgtgtttctccgaacgtctgtgtatcgaaacacagatacacgcactccatgactctgaaagaagacaaaacatatcgctaggtttcatttgtttttgatgaatgtatgacctttcatgaagtagtttttgttgttgtttacttttgccagtttgccagttcgtttttggaactttgcaaagcagtgtcgtgtcgtctgtttaggtctggggaaacaccaatgaaaagagccgaagaatcccggagcgtttctattggttttgcttttgattatccatgtataacctgcttcctgcaactatggtaaccggggatttattgcctggggaacatgagatttatttcccaggtgcttgtgaatgaaaactcgtgaaaatgatgacaagatgcattgtcatcattttcacgagttttcattcacaagcacctgggaaataaatctcatgttccccaggcaataaatcgaggtggtgaatgggtttgagctttcaggtgaaacgtggattgtcaaagtaaaagccaatcaggctgattgtttgatgtgtggaaccatcacggctttggatttgtgtttccgaggacaacgattaaaagcattcactctcaaaaacccaatcaatgttgataattaccgcggcgactcatggtcaatttgcaacttatctctgtaatcgcaaaatccacaacgaaaagtcataaacacttaaaaagaaaagaaatatgctcaacacttactgaactcacacgtaagatcgcagctctgtacattttcagactggaagaaaagcgtcaacaagctacgtttgacgtcacatacaaggttgacgtgttatctcgagctactgtgacgatgctttgtggcccggagttggattctaaaaattcgtctccctgtgggttattgtgcattttgttgcacaaccaaaatgatgacaaaaacgatgtttggtggcttgtcatcagaccagcattttgttgttggtcctcggggagcatatcgccttttgtctcatatttatcaaccgcggccttcggccttggtcgataaagatgaaacaaaaaacgatatggtccccttggaccaacaaaaaagctggtctgtcaacaagccaccaaacatcttatattatctcactgtattttatgttattttatgcCGACGTCTTTTTGCGATGCATCAGTGTGTGTTTCCTGTTGAAAGAATGAATGCGTTTTGTCCGAGAATCTACGAAACACAAGGCTATCGTTCTTGGTGATGTCTTTCGTTTCTGCTACTTTAAATATTGGTGTCGAGTACATATGATTTATTATCTGAGTTCgtgttcttttatttttgggtaaGATGTATGGGATTATCTCACTGTATTTTAAAACATAGGCCACTTACCTGTAGCTAAAAAGTGTTACAACCGTTCAGCTGTTCTCTTAATCTTGTCTCCACTCGCTTTGCAGGCAAGAGCATGGGTTCTGGCCCTTGGTTTCACCCTCGCCTTCGGTGCCATGTTCAGTAAGACGTGGCGCGTACACGCCATCTTCACAAATCTTAAACTCAACAGGAAGGTAAGCACTGTAATATTGTAATTatcttttcttgtttt contains the following coding sequences:
- the LOC138956037 gene encoding gamma-aminobutyric acid type B receptor subunit 2-like produces the protein MSRPNTINVIIDGSILCYFCTLKCHDSFIKMSSPNMNNVIIVGCILCYFSIVLLGTDGSMASSSPDFFRYWCRARAWVLALGFTLAFGAMFSKTWRVHAIFTNLKLNRKVIKDYKLILVVMILVMLDVALLVAWQVVDPFTRAEKRLAPE